A window of the Glaciimonas sp. CA11.2 genome harbors these coding sequences:
- a CDS encoding iron-containing alcohol dehydrogenase translates to MFNFELYNPTKIVFGRDTVAKLSTLVPTDARVLILFGGASAQKNGTLDEVKAALGTREVQEFSGIEPNPSYETLMRAVEHVRREKIDFLLAVGGGSVIDGTKFIAAAAHFDGEPWDIAVKGGVNITNALPFGTVLTLPATGSEMNNGGVVTRKSIQAKLAFHSPLVYPQFSILDPSKTFTLPPRQIANGVVDAFVHTVEQYLTYPVNGQVQDRFAEGLLLSLIETGPRVMAEPNDYDARANLMWVATLALNGLIGAGVPQDWATHMIGHELTAQYDIDHARTLAIVLPSLLTVQRENKRAKLLQYAARVWNITEGSEDARIDQAIQNTRDFFESMGIKTRLGDYELGQAAIDIVVTQLSAHGMTKLGEHKDITLEVSRKILEGAL, encoded by the coding sequence ATGTTTAATTTCGAACTCTATAATCCAACAAAAATTGTATTTGGTCGCGATACCGTCGCCAAACTATCTACATTAGTCCCAACTGATGCGCGCGTATTGATCTTATTCGGTGGTGCAAGCGCACAAAAAAATGGCACACTTGATGAAGTAAAAGCTGCGCTGGGCACACGCGAAGTGCAGGAATTTTCCGGCATCGAACCCAATCCTTCCTACGAAACCCTGATGCGTGCCGTAGAACACGTGCGCCGTGAAAAGATCGATTTCCTGCTAGCCGTGGGCGGTGGCTCCGTCATTGACGGCACCAAATTTATCGCCGCAGCCGCACACTTCGATGGTGAGCCTTGGGATATCGCCGTCAAAGGTGGCGTCAATATAACCAATGCTTTACCTTTTGGGACGGTGTTGACATTGCCCGCCACCGGCTCAGAAATGAACAATGGCGGCGTTGTGACGCGTAAATCAATCCAGGCCAAACTCGCCTTTCATAGCCCGTTGGTTTATCCGCAATTTTCGATACTTGATCCGAGTAAAACCTTTACCTTGCCACCACGTCAAATCGCCAACGGCGTTGTCGATGCCTTCGTGCACACAGTAGAACAATATTTGACCTATCCGGTAAATGGTCAGGTACAGGATCGCTTTGCTGAGGGATTGCTGCTGAGCCTGATTGAAACCGGTCCTCGCGTCATGGCCGAACCCAACGACTATGATGCGCGTGCTAACTTGATGTGGGTGGCGACATTGGCATTGAACGGTTTGATCGGTGCCGGCGTACCGCAAGATTGGGCGACGCATATGATCGGCCACGAACTGACGGCGCAATATGACATTGATCACGCCCGTACCCTGGCAATCGTGTTGCCATCGCTATTGACAGTACAACGCGAAAACAAGCGTGCCAAACTGCTGCAATATGCTGCGAGAGTGTGGAACATCACAGAAGGTAGCGAAGATGCCCGAATTGATCAAGCTATCCAGAACACCCGCGATTTCTTTGAAAGCATGGGCATTAAAACTCGCCTCGGAGATTATGAATTGGGTCAGGCTGCCATTGATATTGTGGTGACACAATTGAGTGCGCACGGGATGACAAAGTTAGGCGAACACAAGGATATTACGCTGGAAGTGAGTCGCAAAATCCTTGAAGGCGCTTTATAG